The following proteins are co-located in the Spirosoma montaniterrae genome:
- a CDS encoding matrixin family metalloprotease gives MLSSPSKLLALLLLTGLFCRCQEVAPNAEPFVYVSASRNDVSQRTSAVCAYRYTIANTFARLDNATQREAIRAGFTVWSRINPNVGFLELPDRPEITIQFADPSVVQSQAVPVVTGLVPGSAVTVSALRTASNGVRTVLLSNAHEWDGSSLTKAVAYQVGLILGVATSQETNSIMSPIFAGQPTMPSRADSLAVRSLYPLPCADLANVKFLPCSLKVNKEITQTIKFDKQGTVVIKASGQMTVGIFVGISGPDGRVDGPFGFAILPEYNLIQTIPHAAVMYKVDNETEWRFWKDKPTFSTNGRLYATLTFAINDANLTDNSGAYDVVVDYQ, from the coding sequence ATGCTATCCTCACCATCGAAATTACTTGCTCTGCTCTTGCTGACAGGTCTATTCTGCCGTTGCCAGGAGGTGGCTCCCAACGCCGAGCCGTTTGTGTATGTCAGTGCCAGCCGCAACGATGTGTCGCAGCGAACATCTGCCGTTTGCGCTTATCGATACACAATTGCCAATACCTTTGCCCGACTCGACAACGCAACCCAGCGCGAAGCCATTCGGGCCGGGTTTACCGTATGGTCGCGCATCAATCCTAATGTTGGCTTTCTCGAACTGCCCGACCGCCCTGAAATCACAATTCAGTTTGCCGATCCATCGGTGGTGCAATCGCAGGCAGTGCCGGTAGTTACAGGGCTTGTGCCGGGTTCGGCAGTAACGGTATCGGCATTGCGCACGGCAAGCAACGGAGTGCGTACCGTGCTGTTGAGCAACGCTCACGAATGGGATGGCAGCAGCCTGACTAAAGCCGTTGCTTATCAGGTAGGTTTAATTCTGGGCGTGGCTACCTCACAGGAGACCAACTCGATTATGTCGCCAATTTTTGCCGGGCAACCTACCATGCCGTCAAGGGCCGATTCGCTGGCTGTCCGCAGCTTGTATCCATTGCCCTGCGCCGATTTGGCGAATGTAAAATTTCTGCCCTGTTCGCTCAAAGTAAACAAAGAAATTACGCAGACCATCAAGTTTGATAAACAAGGAACGGTTGTAATCAAGGCATCGGGGCAGATGACGGTAGGCATCTTTGTTGGAATAAGCGGACCGGACGGGCGAGTAGATGGGCCATTTGGCTTTGCCATACTCCCTGAATATAACCTCATACAGACTATCCCACATGCTGCCGTTATGTACAAAGTAGATAACGAAACAGAGTGGCGGTTCTGGAAAGATAAACCAACGTTTAGCACGAACGGTCGATTATATGCCACGCTAACGTTCGCCATTAATGATGCCAATTTAACCGACAATAGCGGAGCTTACGACGTTGTTGTTGATTATCAATAG
- a CDS encoding M48 family metalloprotease: MKIFNAVLFGCFAVLNFGTYAQPAPKSTLCECERVEADKKRRQLYSNTQAQQIINEYCKLFVHPARIYPKPYACKDVGPIYSQLCEDEQKYVFYDEPFLDNLVKSSRLGDRFVLAHEIAHHLLGHTERAFRLGRQQSIPGEVAKDTRYKSRNKAKKTQMYGITMPQRHLHELEADALGLWMVVQKGATRADIKQIFDVMPRLLSVYKGIPDEETSTDSHPSLVIRKNLIERYWTKFERPTLAMQYQNVVDSIDFVPLQHEVKEFYAYQLLSADEERQAQLTRTERDIRDSLSRRYRFSVDVLGGGVYQRPVLRRDGEPVAATDSRGWVAGLRFGVGAWFKRHRAETDVKVASSSFTTQAAFADGLRTVEVFNSQYLYVQPRYVYSRIGRGNRYKYGTGVWQATAGLSVNVPLTFDYKNYALLVDPVPTQRTSVAPVIGVGYSHANWLTRSGHVRIGLMYQPQLLNLSVGSGEKISAWLHTLSLEASVRLW, encoded by the coding sequence ATGAAAATCTTTAACGCAGTACTTTTCGGCTGTTTTGCTGTGCTGAACTTTGGCACTTATGCCCAGCCCGCGCCCAAATCGACGCTCTGCGAGTGCGAGCGGGTAGAAGCTGATAAGAAGCGCAGACAACTTTACTCGAATACGCAGGCTCAGCAGATTATCAATGAATACTGTAAACTGTTCGTGCATCCGGCCAGGATTTATCCGAAGCCGTATGCCTGCAAAGACGTAGGGCCAATTTATTCACAACTATGTGAAGATGAGCAGAAATACGTTTTCTACGATGAGCCATTTCTTGATAATCTCGTAAAATCGTCGCGGTTGGGCGACCGCTTTGTGCTGGCCCACGAAATTGCCCATCATCTGCTGGGGCATACCGAGCGGGCGTTTCGGCTGGGTCGGCAGCAGTCGATACCGGGTGAAGTTGCCAAAGACACGCGCTATAAATCGCGAAACAAAGCCAAAAAAACGCAGATGTATGGCATTACCATGCCGCAACGTCATTTACACGAACTGGAAGCCGACGCACTGGGCCTATGGATGGTAGTACAAAAAGGAGCTACACGTGCCGATATCAAGCAAATTTTCGACGTAATGCCCCGTTTGCTGTCGGTATACAAAGGGATTCCCGATGAAGAAACCTCAACCGATAGTCATCCCAGCTTAGTTATACGCAAAAACCTGATTGAACGCTACTGGACCAAATTTGAACGGCCTACGCTGGCAATGCAATACCAGAATGTGGTTGACAGTATTGATTTTGTACCGCTTCAGCATGAAGTAAAAGAATTTTATGCCTATCAACTGTTAAGTGCCGATGAAGAACGTCAGGCACAGTTGACCCGAACCGAACGCGACATTCGTGATTCGCTGAGTCGCCGTTACCGCTTTTCGGTCGACGTGCTGGGTGGTGGCGTGTATCAGCGGCCCGTTTTGCGCCGGGATGGCGAGCCGGTAGCTGCTACCGACAGCCGGGGCTGGGTGGCGGGGCTGCGGTTTGGCGTTGGTGCGTGGTTTAAACGGCACCGGGCCGAAACCGACGTAAAAGTAGCGTCAAGTTCATTTACGACTCAGGCGGCATTTGCCGATGGGCTGCGCACGGTAGAAGTATTTAACAGCCAATATCTGTATGTTCAGCCACGCTATGTATACAGCCGAATCGGGCGGGGAAATCGCTACAAATACGGAACGGGTGTATGGCAGGCAACAGCAGGGCTATCGGTGAATGTACCGCTGACGTTCGACTATAAAAACTACGCACTGCTCGTAGACCCGGTGCCAACGCAGCGGACATCGGTAGCCCCGGTGATTGGGGTGGGCTATAGCCATGCCAACTGGCTGACCCGTAGCGGCCATGTTCGGATTGGACTCATGTACCAGCCTCAGTTGCTGAATCTGTCCGTTGGGTCGGGCGAAAAAATCAGTGCGTGGTTGCATACGCTCAGCCTCGAAGCATCGGTACGATTGTGGTAA